A window from Verrucomicrobiales bacterium encodes these proteins:
- a CDS encoding carbohydrate-binding protein yields MRTRFQLAVVLVLSVTIAPIGCSTSGTTDEASFHNGSRPYKSLVIPGMIELEDFNEGGEGVAYHDKEPENLEKKLPPYRDTGVDLEWREAASGKFNLGWTRPGEWLVYTVDVKSAGTYRIDMHVACQGPGGQLHLEFNGVDRSGPIKIPDTGGWQNLKPFSVDGIKLVAGRQTMKVVMDVGGESGSIGDIDYLKFIKQ; encoded by the coding sequence ATGCGCACACGCTTTCAGCTCGCCGTCGTTTTGGTCCTCTCGGTCACGATCGCTCCTATCGGTTGTTCAACCTCGGGGACGACGGACGAGGCCTCCTTCCATAACGGCTCCCGTCCTTACAAGAGTCTCGTTATTCCGGGGATGATCGAGTTGGAGGACTTCAATGAAGGCGGGGAGGGTGTGGCCTATCATGATAAAGAACCTGAGAATCTGGAGAAGAAGCTTCCGCCTTACCGAGACACCGGCGTCGATCTCGAATGGCGTGAGGCGGCCAGCGGCAAGTTCAACTTGGGCTGGACGAGGCCCGGAGAATGGTTGGTTTATACGGTCGACGTGAAATCTGCGGGCACCTATCGCATCGACATGCACGTTGCTTGCCAGGGACCGGGGGGACAGCTGCATTTGGAGTTCAACGGCGTAGACCGCTCCGGGCCCATTAAGATTCCGGACACGGGTGGCTGGCAAAATCTCAAGCCTTTCTCTGTCGATGGGATCAAACTGGTTGCCGGCCGACAGACCATGAAGGTGGTCATGGATGTAGGAGGGGAATCCGGGTCAATCGGCGACATCGATTACTTGAAGTTCATCAAGCAGTGA